Within Corynebacterium jeddahense, the genomic segment TGCCGGTCTCCGCGAAGGATTCCGGCACGTTTGCAAGCCCACGCAGAATGTCCACCTGGGACACACTACGGCATACTCGACACCCATGAACGATCCCCTCGCAGCCTCCGGCATTGTCGTCGTTGACAAGCCGCAGGGCCTGACCAGCCACGACGTCGTGGCCCGCCTGCGCCGCATCTTCGGCACCCGCAAGGTCGGCCACGCCGGCACGCTCGACCCCATGGCCACGGGCGTCCTCGTCGCCGGCATCGAGCGGGGCACGAAGCTGCTCGCCCACCTCGTCGCGCACGACAAGGTCTACGAGACGACGATCCGCCTCGGTGCCTCGACGACGACGGACGACGCCGAAGGGGACGTCGTCGACACGCACGACGCCTCCGCGGTCACCGACGAGGCGATCCGCGCCGAAGTCGCGCGGCTGACCGGCGAAATCATGCAGGTGCCGTCGAAGGTCTCCGCAATCAAGATCGGCGGCCGGCGCGCCCACGAGCTTGCGCGCGCGGGCGAGGAGGTAGACATCCCGGCGCGGCCGGTCACCATCCACGCCTTCGACCTCGCCGAGATGCGCCGCCACGACGGCGTCGTCGACGCCGACGCGCGGGTCCACTGCTCCTCCGGCACCTACGTCCGCTCGCTCGGGCGCGACCTCGGCGCCGCCCTCGGCGTAGGCGGGCATCTCATTGCGTTGCGACGCCTCCGGGTCGGCCCCTTCACCATCTCCGCCGCGCGCACCCTGGACCAGCTCGAGGACGCCCCGGCGCTTTCCCTCACCCTCGACGAGGCCCTCACTCGCGCGTGGCCGGTCCTCGACGTGACGGAGGAGGAGTACGCGGCGCTGGCGATGGGCAAATGGCTCGAGCCGCGGGGGCTCAAGGGCGTGCACGCCGCGGTCGGGCCGGACGGACGTGCGGTGGCGCTGGTGAAGGAGCAGGGCAAGCGGCTGGCGACGGTGTTTGTGGCGCGGCCGTCGACGCTGTAGCGGCTGGGGGCGTGTTTCCGGGGTGTGTTGGGGTGCGTTGGCTGCCCCTTCTCGCCTAGGTGGGGAGCCGCCCCTACCGCACGTACGTCGACGCGATGACGTAGCCACCGCGCACGACCCAGCGCCCCTCGAACATGGGCACCGGCGCCGGGCGGGCGAGCAGCTGGGAGATGAACGTGCCGTCGGCGCGCAGCTCGATCTCGGCCTCGTCGAAGTCGAGCCACCTGCGCGTCATCGGGTACCAGCACTTGTAGGTGGCTTCCTTGGCGCAGAACAGCAGCCTGTCCGCCCACTCGTGGCCGGCGGCGCGCATGCGCTCGACCATGGCGATCTCGGTTTCGCTGGCGATGGAGTGGAGTACGCCCGCGGGCAGCGGCTCCGCCGGCTCAGCGTCGAGGCCCATCGAGTGCACGTGGCGGGTCGAGGCCGCCACCGCCGCGCGCAGCCCGTCGGTGTGGGTGAGCGAGCCGGTGTATCCCTCCGGCCACAGTGGCATGCCGCGCTCCCCGCGCAGGATCGCGCCGCTGGCGGCCACGCCGAGCTCGCGAAGTGCCTGGTGGGCGCACCATCGGGCGTCGCCAAACTCGCCCTTGCGCACGTCGACGGCGGCCTTGACCACGTTGCGCTCATCCGGGTGCAGGTGCTCGTAGTGGGTGAGATCGCCCGCGTCGTCGGTGAGGTGGAAAACGCAGCGCGCCTCCGGCGGAAACAGTGAGAGGTCCTGCATCACAGCTGAACCTCCATCACCGGGTACGGGAACGGCTGCCCGGACGGGTGGCGCTCCCACTCGCGCGGGTAGCCGAGTGAGACCTCGATGTGCTCCACGCCGTCGACGACCGTCACGCCGGGCATGTGCAGGTGGCCGTAGATCACCTGCTGCGCGCCGTAGCGCTGCGGCCACGTGCGGGTGTGCCGGGTGCCGCACCACAGCGCGATCTCGGACCAGCGCATCTGCTGCACCGGCTCCTGCACGAGCGGCCAGTGGTTGATCAGGATCGTCGGTCCGCTGATGCGCGAGAGCCGTTTCGTCGTGTAGGCGAGGCGGTCCCAGCACCAGGCGCGGATGTCCACGAACGGGGCGATTGCGATCTCGTCCGTCATCACCACGTTCTTCTCGTGGGCGGCCGCGAGGGCGTCCTCGACGCTCAGGTCGTGGGCGCGGAACGAGTAGTCGTACAGGGTGAACAGCGGGCACACGGTGACGCCGCCGAACACCGGGTAGCGGTCCTCCGGGGTGATCACGCCGAGCGAGCGCATCGACTGCACGAGCATCGTGTACTTCTCGCGGCCCCGGTGCCGGTCCGCCGAGCGGCAGAACAGCTCGTGGTTGCCGGGCACCCAGATGACGGTGTCGAAGCGCTCGGCGAGCTCCCCCATCACCTGGGTGATCAGCTCCTGGCGCTCGGCGACGTCGCCGGCGACGATGAGCCAGTCCGACGGGTCAGCCGGCCGGATCGAGTCGATGTGGGGGCCGTTGCGCTTCACCGCCGCATGCAGGTCGCTCACTGCCCACAAGGTTGTTGTCATTACTCCGTCCTTCCGTCGGACACGCCCGCGACGGCCCAGCGCATCGAGCGGAACCGCCACACCACGCCCACGAGCCGCGCGAGCACCTGCGCGAGCTGGCCCACCCAGATCCCGGTGAGTCCCCAGCCGAACGCGCCTGATGCCAAGATAATCGGCAGCGCCACGCCGAGCAGCGAGAACAGCGTGAGGTTGCGCAGGAACGCGGCGTCGGACGCACCGAGCAGCACCCCGTCGAGGGCGAAGACGGCGCCGCCCGCCACGATCATCGCGATGAGCAGCCACCACGGAGCCTGCAGCGTATCGACGACCTCCGGGTCGTCCGTGAACAACCCCTGAATCTGCCTGCCGAACACGGCGAACACGGCGGCGAGCCCCACCGCGAAGATCATCGAGTACCGCAGGGCCTGCGCCCCCACCGCGCGGGCTTCGTCGGCGCCGCCGCGCCCGAGGGCGGAGCCCGTGAGCGTCTGGGCAGCGATCGCCAGCGAGTCGAGCACGAGGGTGAGGAAGTTCCACAGCTGCAGCATGAGCTGGTGCGCGGCGAGCGCCGCCACGCCGAAGCGCCCCGCGACCGCCGCGGCGGTGAGCAGCGAGACCTGGAAGGACAGGGAGCGCACGATGAGGTCGCGTCCGAGCACGAGTTGGCGCCGGATGACGTCCCAGCGCGGCGCCCAGCTCCCGCCGTACTTCCCGTGTTCGCGGGTGAGCACGACGAGGAACAGCGCCGCGGTGATGCCCATGCCGAGGAGGTTGGCCACCGCCGAGCCGACGAGCCCGAAGCGCCTCACGAGCAGCGGCAGCGCCACCGCGCCGGGGACGAGCCCACACAGCGTGAGCAGGAACGGCAGCCGGGTGTTTTGCACCCCGCGCATCCAGCCGTTGCCGGCCATGATCACGAGCGTGAGCGGCACCGCGAACGCGCTCACCCGCATCCACGTCGCCGCGAGCGCGCCGGTGTCGGCGTGGCCGGATAGCGCGGTGGCGATCGGCTCGGCGAAGACGCCGACGATGAGCGCAAGCACCGTGCCGACGGCCAAGGCCACCCACGTCGCCTGCACCCCCTCCGCGACGGCGTCCTCGCGCCGGCCCGCGCCGAAGAAACGCGAGCTGCGCGCGGTCGTGCCGTACGAGAGGAACGTCAGCTGCGTGGTCACGGTGGACTGCACTGCCGCGCCGGCGGCGAGGGCGGCCAGCTCGGCCGTGCCCAGGCGGCCCACCACCGCGGTGTCCAGCAGCAGGTAGAGCGGGTTGGCGGCGAGCACCCCGAGCGCGGGCAGAGCGAGGCGCAGGATCTCCCGGCCGACGTTTGCGGGCTGTGTGTGGGCCATGCCGCTACGCCTGGGGCTGGGGTGCGGTGGGTTCCGGGATCGCGTCGATAAGCTCGCGCACGATCTCCTCCCTGCTGCCCGCCGCGGAGTAGCCGGCGGCAGCGCGGTGGCCCCCGCCGCCGAGGCGCGCGGCCACACGGGAGACGTCGACGACCGTCGAGCGCAGCGAGAGCGCCCAGTACTCCGGCGCCTGCTGCTTGAGCACCACGCCAACGTCGGTGCCCTCGAGCGCGCGGGCGTAGTCGATGACGGCCTCGACCGCGGTTTGGCTCATCCGCGCGTGCAGCGGCAGCGGGATGGTGAGCACGGCGATGTCGAGCCCGTGGGCGGGGATGATCTGGGTCTCGGCGAGCACCGCCCCCATGAGCTGGAGGTCGACGGCGCTCATCGTGTCCATAAGGTCGAGCGCGATCTGGCGCGTGTTCAGCCCGTATCCCATGAGCTCCCCGGCGAGCGCGTGCATGCGCGGGCTGCCCCAGCGGAAGCTGCCCGTGTCCGTGACCAGGCCCGCGTAGAGGCAGTACGCGAGGTCGGTGTCCAGCTCGACGCCGAGGTAGGCGAACAGCTCGCGGATCATCGTCGTCGTGGACTCCGAATCCACGATGAGGTTGAGCCCGCCGAAGCCTGGGTTCGTCTTGTGGTGGTCGATGACCACCACCCGCGACGGGTCCGCCTCGATCGCGGGCTGGAAGGCCCCGGTGCGGTCGACGGAGGCGCAGTCCACGGTGACCACGAGCCCGTCCTTCGGCAGCGGCGTGCCGTAAGCGATCTCGTCGACGCCGGGCACGGTGCGCAGGTTCGCCGAGTGCGGCAGCGGCTGGCCGATGTGCGCGGACGCGTCCACGCCGAGCTGGCGCAGCCCGCCGACGAGCGCGCAGGCCGAGCCGACCGCGTCCGCGTCCGGCTTGACGTGCGCGACCACGCTCACCTTCTCGGCCGCGCGCAGGCGGTCAGCGACGGCCTCGAACTGCGCGGCCGCCCTGGGAAACAACGACGCCATGTGCTACTCCGCGGCCGCGTCGCCGGGCCGCTTGTACGGGTCGCTCTCCCCCGCCGGGGTCGCGTGCTCGCGCAGCTTCGCCAGCTCCTCGTCGCGCGCGCGGGCGCGGTTGAGCAGCTCCTCCATGTGCGCCGAGGACTCCGGCACGGTGTCGCGCTCGAACGCGATCGTCGGGGTGAACCGCACGTTGAGCTGGTCGCCCACGATCTTGCGGATCTGCCCGCGGGCGCGGTGCAGCGCCTCCGCCGCCTGGTCGTAGTCCGGCTCGTCGTTGATGTCGCGGCCGCGGACGGTGTAGTACACCGTCGCGTCGTGCAGGTCGCCAGTGACGCGGGTGTCCGTGACGGTCACCAGCTCGAGGCGGGGATCTTTGATTTCGCGCTCGATGGCAGAGGCCACGATCGTCTGAATCTGCTTTGCCAAGCGCTGGGCGCGGGGGTTGTCAGCCATGTCAACTCCTTCGTCAAAACTTCCGATAGTCTAACCCCCGCCCAGCGCGGGTTCGCGCGGAGCGGGGGCTCGTCGATACGCAATTGCGTTGCGACGCTAGTCGCGCGGCACC encodes:
- a CDS encoding 4'-phosphopantetheinyl transferase family protein; translated protein: MQDLSLFPPEARCVFHLTDDAGDLTHYEHLHPDERNVVKAAVDVRKGEFGDARWCAHQALRELGVAASGAILRGERGMPLWPEGYTGSLTHTDGLRAAVAASTRHVHSMGLDAEPAEPLPAGVLHSIASETEIAMVERMRAAGHEWADRLLFCAKEATYKCWYPMTRRWLDFDEAEIELRADGTFISQLLARPAPVPMFEGRWVVRGGYVIASTYVR
- a CDS encoding metallophosphoesterase family protein, encoding MTTTLWAVSDLHAAVKRNGPHIDSIRPADPSDWLIVAGDVAERQELITQVMGELAERFDTVIWVPGNHELFCRSADRHRGREKYTMLVQSMRSLGVITPEDRYPVFGGVTVCPLFTLYDYSFRAHDLSVEDALAAAHEKNVVMTDEIAIAPFVDIRAWCWDRLAYTTKRLSRISGPTILINHWPLVQEPVQQMRWSEIALWCGTRHTRTWPQRYGAQQVIYGHLHMPGVTVVDGVEHIEVSLGYPREWERHPSGQPFPYPVMEVQL
- a CDS encoding MATE family efflux transporter; translation: MAHTQPANVGREILRLALPALGVLAANPLYLLLDTAVVGRLGTAELAALAAGAAVQSTVTTQLTFLSYGTTARSSRFFGAGRREDAVAEGVQATWVALAVGTVLALIVGVFAEPIATALSGHADTGALAATWMRVSAFAVPLTLVIMAGNGWMRGVQNTRLPFLLTLCGLVPGAVALPLLVRRFGLVGSAVANLLGMGITAALFLVVLTREHGKYGGSWAPRWDVIRRQLVLGRDLIVRSLSFQVSLLTAAAVAGRFGVAALAAHQLMLQLWNFLTLVLDSLAIAAQTLTGSALGRGGADEARAVGAQALRYSMIFAVGLAAVFAVFGRQIQGLFTDDPEVVDTLQAPWWLLIAMIVAGGAVFALDGVLLGASDAAFLRNLTLFSLLGVALPIILASGAFGWGLTGIWVGQLAQVLARLVGVVWRFRSMRWAVAGVSDGRTE
- the truB gene encoding tRNA pseudouridine(55) synthase TruB; its protein translation is MNDPLAASGIVVVDKPQGLTSHDVVARLRRIFGTRKVGHAGTLDPMATGVLVAGIERGTKLLAHLVAHDKVYETTIRLGASTTTDDAEGDVVDTHDASAVTDEAIRAEVARLTGEIMQVPSKVSAIKIGGRRAHELARAGEEVDIPARPVTIHAFDLAEMRRHDGVVDADARVHCSSGTYVRSLGRDLGAALGVGGHLIALRRLRVGPFTISAARTLDQLEDAPALSLTLDEALTRAWPVLDVTEEEYAALAMGKWLEPRGLKGVHAAVGPDGRAVALVKEQGKRLATVFVARPSTL
- the rbfA gene encoding 30S ribosome-binding factor RbfA, yielding MADNPRAQRLAKQIQTIVASAIEREIKDPRLELVTVTDTRVTGDLHDATVYYTVRGRDINDEPDYDQAAEALHRARGQIRKIVGDQLNVRFTPTIAFERDTVPESSAHMEELLNRARARDEELAKLREHATPAGESDPYKRPGDAAAE
- a CDS encoding DHH family phosphoesterase, with translation MASLFPRAAAQFEAVADRLRAAEKVSVVAHVKPDADAVGSACALVGGLRQLGVDASAHIGQPLPHSANLRTVPGVDEIAYGTPLPKDGLVVTVDCASVDRTGAFQPAIEADPSRVVVIDHHKTNPGFGGLNLIVDSESTTTMIRELFAYLGVELDTDLAYCLYAGLVTDTGSFRWGSPRMHALAGELMGYGLNTRQIALDLMDTMSAVDLQLMGAVLAETQIIPAHGLDIAVLTIPLPLHARMSQTAVEAVIDYARALEGTDVGVVLKQQAPEYWALSLRSTVVDVSRVAARLGGGGHRAAAGYSAAGSREEIVRELIDAIPEPTAPQPQA